The proteins below are encoded in one region of Myxococcales bacterium:
- a CDS encoding PD-(D/E)XK nuclease family protein — MPLSFFLYALQAIRPRMAIEKSSYLNPLERGSLIHEVHYRFLSTLRQDGKLPLQAEQFSSIQSTLDAVLDSVQAEYQTRCLPVSDYLWKQQISSFRVDLHFWLHSLFRQQAWVPVFFELSFGLYPRAAQDEHSSASPVALPSGLQLRGSIDLVEQNAEGALRAVDYKTGKAQSKEGLIIGGGQILQPVLYALALEQLFKDKKVEEGVLYYSTFRGRFTQHAVKTTRLARDYAHLLSQSLDHALSEGFFVAAPEKGACRFCDYQTLCGQDEEWRTNELRDKKALLTLQRLRQTP, encoded by the coding sequence GTGCCCTTATCGTTTTTTCTCTATGCACTGCAAGCCATCCGACCGCGAATGGCTATTGAAAAGAGCAGCTACCTCAATCCTTTGGAGCGCGGCAGTTTAATTCATGAAGTTCACTACCGCTTCTTGAGCACTCTAAGGCAAGACGGAAAGCTCCCGTTGCAGGCCGAACAGTTTTCAAGCATTCAAAGCACACTCGATGCTGTGCTTGATAGCGTCCAAGCAGAATACCAAACACGTTGCTTGCCAGTTTCAGACTATTTATGGAAACAACAAATTAGTTCCTTTCGTGTCGATTTGCATTTTTGGCTCCACAGCCTATTTAGGCAACAAGCATGGGTGCCGGTATTTTTCGAACTGTCATTTGGACTTTACCCTCGTGCGGCCCAAGACGAGCACAGCTCGGCATCTCCGGTTGCGCTGCCATCCGGGCTTCAGCTTCGCGGCTCGATCGACCTTGTTGAGCAAAATGCAGAAGGTGCTTTGCGCGCTGTTGACTATAAGACCGGAAAAGCACAAAGCAAAGAAGGCCTCATCATCGGTGGTGGACAAATTCTACAGCCCGTTTTGTATGCTTTGGCATTAGAGCAACTGTTCAAAGACAAAAAAGTCGAAGAAGGCGTGCTCTATTACAGTACATTTCGAGGCAGATTTACCCAACACGCAGTAAAAACAACAAGGCTGGCACGAGACTATGCTCATTTGCTTAGCCAATCGCTCGACCATGCCTTGAGCGAAGGTTTTTTTGTGGCGGCACCAGAAAAAGGCGCATGCCGCTTTTGCGACTATCAAACACTCTGCGGCCAAGATGAAGAATGGCGCACGAATGAACTAAGAGACAAAAAAGCATTGTTAACATTGCAGCGCCTAAGGCAGACGCCATGA
- the atpG gene encoding ATP synthase F1 subunit gamma, producing MSGLKIIRKRIASVKNTQKITKAMKMVAAARLRRAQQHILELRPYARETAAVLRSVAARAGGAEAHPLLARREEKKVLLVVLTSDRGLAGAFNASINKAAHTLYKKLQAEGKEVSVAAIGRKGRDYFRRREVNIKHEFRDVFENLTVSKANKIGRTLMKSYAPSFDPENVGRLNDENDFHLEADLDAVYLIYNEFKSAISQQVTIEALLPVCPDTEGDEDNEIDFIYEPSKKALLDRLIDLHVRTQIYRALIESVASEHGARMTAMDNASRNASDMISKLTLQFNRARQAAITKELMEIIGGAEALKS from the coding sequence ATGAGTGGTCTGAAGATCATACGTAAACGGATCGCGAGCGTTAAAAACACGCAAAAGATCACCAAGGCGATGAAAATGGTCGCGGCAGCTCGCTTGCGTCGCGCACAGCAACACATCCTTGAACTTCGCCCCTATGCACGTGAAACCGCTGCTGTTCTGCGTTCGGTCGCAGCCCGCGCTGGTGGCGCTGAGGCCCATCCACTGCTAGCACGTCGCGAAGAGAAGAAAGTACTGCTCGTCGTACTCACCAGCGATCGTGGTCTTGCAGGCGCTTTTAACGCCAGCATCAACAAAGCAGCTCACACGCTTTACAAAAAACTACAGGCCGAAGGCAAAGAAGTATCGGTGGCCGCCATTGGACGCAAAGGTCGCGACTATTTTCGGCGTCGGGAAGTTAACATCAAACACGAATTTCGTGATGTGTTTGAAAACCTGACGGTCAGTAAAGCTAACAAAATCGGCCGTACTCTCATGAAGTCCTACGCGCCAAGCTTTGATCCTGAAAATGTCGGTCGTTTAAACGACGAAAACGATTTTCATCTCGAAGCTGATCTTGACGCCGTGTATTTGATTTACAACGAGTTTAAAAGCGCCATCAGCCAACAGGTCACCATCGAAGCACTGCTTCCGGTCTGTCCCGACACCGAAGGCGATGAAGATAACGAAATCGATTTCATCTACGAACCAAGCAAAAAAGCATTGTTGGATCGTTTGATCGATTTGCATGTCCGCACGCAAATCTATCGTGCCTTAATTGAATCAGTCGCTTCGGAGCATGGCGCACGCATGACCGCCATGGACAATGCCAGTCGAAATGCCAGTGACATGATCTCAAAACTGACTTTGCAGTTTAACCGTGCCCGCCAAGCCGCTATCACCAAAGAGCTCATGGAAATCATCGGCGGGGCCGAAGCTCTAAAATCTTAG
- a CDS encoding F0F1 ATP synthase subunit alpha — protein sequence MQLRAEEISDIIKKQIASYETQVAVSETGTVLTVGDGIARVHGLRAAMAGELLEFPGGLMGMVLNLEEDNVGVALLGSDIEVLEGSTVKRTGRIIDVPVGPKLLGRVVNALGQPIDGKGPIESQDRRRVEIKAPGIMVRQPVTEPMQTGLKAVDSMIPIGRGQRELIIGDRQTGKTAVAIDAIINQKGQDMHCIYVAIGQKQSTVAQVVDKLTQHGAMEYTTVVAATAAEMARRQFIAPYTGCAMGEYYRDRGQHVLVIYDDLSKQAVAYRQLSLLLRRPPGREAYPGDVFYVHSRLLERAAKMADEWVIVDKGSEPSRAMANKIYVGPQGKDQAEEAAKRQGDSVEVKKLPDSGGSLTALPIIETQAGDVSAYIPTNVISITDGQIFLESDLFFSGVRPAINVGISVSRVGGNAQIKAMKQIAGTLRLELAQYREMAAFAQFASDLDKATQNQLARGARLVEILKQDQYVPAPVEEQVLMIFAATQGYVDAYPVDALGRYETELLSFVKSDHPQVLTLIREKKQLNDEVKDALKKALKAFAEVFVLEENGV from the coding sequence ATGCAACTGCGCGCTGAAGAAATCTCAGACATTATAAAGAAACAGATCGCCTCATATGAAACACAGGTTGCGGTCTCAGAAACAGGCACCGTACTCACTGTGGGTGATGGTATTGCACGCGTTCATGGGCTGAGAGCTGCAATGGCCGGAGAGCTGTTGGAGTTTCCCGGTGGTTTGATGGGCATGGTACTTAACCTTGAAGAAGACAACGTGGGTGTGGCTCTTCTTGGCTCCGACATTGAAGTGCTCGAAGGCAGCACCGTTAAGCGCACTGGACGTATCATTGACGTTCCCGTTGGACCAAAACTTCTTGGACGCGTGGTCAACGCGCTTGGACAGCCTATTGACGGCAAAGGCCCGATTGAAAGCCAAGATCGCCGTCGTGTTGAAATTAAAGCCCCCGGTATCATGGTCAGGCAGCCCGTCACGGAACCCATGCAAACGGGTCTTAAGGCAGTTGACTCGATGATTCCAATCGGTCGCGGACAGCGAGAGCTCATCATTGGCGACCGTCAAACCGGTAAAACCGCAGTCGCTATCGATGCCATCATCAACCAAAAAGGCCAGGACATGCACTGCATCTACGTGGCCATCGGTCAAAAGCAATCAACGGTTGCGCAGGTTGTTGACAAGCTCACCCAGCACGGGGCCATGGAATACACCACCGTGGTTGCCGCGACTGCAGCGGAAATGGCGCGACGTCAGTTTATTGCGCCCTACACAGGCTGCGCGATGGGCGAGTACTACCGTGACCGTGGTCAGCACGTTCTTGTGATCTACGATGATCTTTCAAAGCAAGCCGTGGCTTACCGCCAGCTCTCGCTTTTGCTTCGCCGCCCGCCTGGCCGTGAAGCCTATCCCGGCGACGTCTTTTACGTACACAGCCGCTTGCTCGAGCGTGCCGCGAAAATGGCAGACGAATGGGTGATTGTTGATAAGGGCAGCGAGCCCTCGCGCGCCATGGCCAATAAGATCTATGTCGGACCTCAAGGCAAGGATCAGGCTGAAGAAGCGGCAAAACGTCAAGGCGACAGTGTGGAAGTCAAAAAACTTCCAGACTCCGGTGGCTCACTTACCGCTCTGCCTATCATCGAAACGCAAGCAGGCGATGTGTCGGCCTACATTCCAACCAACGTGATTTCGATTACCGACGGTCAGATCTTTCTTGAATCGGATTTATTCTTCTCCGGCGTGCGTCCTGCTATCAACGTGGGTATTTCCGTATCGCGCGTGGGTGGTAACGCTCAGATCAAAGCCATGAAACAAATCGCAGGCACCCTTCGTTTGGAACTTGCCCAATACCGTGAAATGGCAGCATTTGCTCAGTTCGCTTCCGATTTGGACAAAGCAACCCAAAACCAACTCGCTCGCGGAGCGCGCCTGGTTGAAATCCTCAAACAGGATCAATACGTGCCAGCGCCGGTTGAAGAGCAGGTTCTGATGATTTTCGCCGCCACGCAGGGCTATGTCGATGCTTACCCAGTCGATGCTCTCGGTCGCTATGAAACAGAGCTGCTTTCCTTCGTGAAAAGCGATCATCCACAAGTGTTAACGCTGATTCGCGAGAAGAAACAACTCAACGACGAAGTCAAAGATGCACTGAAAAAAGCCTTGAAAGCTTTTGCAGAGGTCTTTGTGCTTGAAGAGAACGGCGTATGA
- the atpH gene encoding ATP synthase F1 subunit delta, with amino-acid sequence MSVIASRYAKALFKLGQENNQLDQFEQELKTTCKLWEQSPDLHQLVDNPGINAEQRRAVFADIAERMGLSKTIRNTLWILSDRKRMMLLPDIVERFEELAEQSLGRLRAEVTTATKLPDSYYEQLRHTLEAVSGKKIILQSKIDPTILAGVVTRIGDQVFDGSARSYLAELKDELLDSQNP; translated from the coding sequence ATGTCCGTGATTGCCTCTCGCTACGCCAAAGCCTTGTTTAAACTTGGCCAAGAAAACAATCAACTCGATCAATTCGAGCAAGAGCTTAAGACAACCTGCAAACTATGGGAACAAAGCCCGGATCTTCATCAACTGGTCGATAACCCCGGAATCAATGCGGAGCAACGCCGCGCTGTGTTTGCCGATATCGCAGAGCGCATGGGCCTAAGCAAAACCATACGCAACACCTTGTGGATTCTATCGGATCGCAAACGCATGATGTTGCTTCCCGACATCGTCGAGCGTTTTGAAGAGCTCGCAGAACAGAGTCTTGGCAGACTCCGCGCCGAAGTCACTACTGCCACAAAACTACCCGACAGTTACTATGAGCAGCTTCGTCATACTCTCGAAGCAGTTTCCGGGAAGAAAATCATACTGCAAAGCAAAATCGATCCCACTATCTTAGCCGGCGTGGTAACCCGCATCGGCGATCAAGTCTTTGACGGGAGTGCCCGTAGTTATTTAGCAGAGTTGAAAGACGAACTCTTAGACAGCCAAAACCCATAA
- a CDS encoding ATP synthase F0 subunit B, translating to MTSRARICSFSGLVVIVALYAPTVCFADEYREGAPAAGTEHSDEASHAEHENHGISAVFSSLEFWAMLINFVLLLLILTKIGAKPMNAMLSERKAQIASGLNEAAKIKAEAEATQKEYADRLAKLDQEIEKLRAEMTKAGEAERDRLVSAAEEKAARMRRETEFLIEQRMKQIKIDLSREAIETALKSAEEVLKRELSDSDQNRLAEQF from the coding sequence ATGACATCCAGAGCCCGCATCTGCAGTTTTTCCGGTCTTGTGGTGATCGTAGCCCTCTATGCTCCAACGGTGTGCTTTGCCGATGAATATCGCGAAGGAGCTCCGGCCGCAGGCACCGAACACAGCGACGAAGCAAGTCATGCTGAACACGAAAATCATGGCATCTCGGCGGTATTCTCCTCGCTTGAGTTTTGGGCCATGCTCATCAACTTTGTATTACTGCTTTTGATTTTGACGAAAATCGGCGCCAAGCCGATGAACGCCATGCTATCGGAACGCAAAGCGCAAATCGCATCCGGCTTGAACGAAGCTGCCAAAATTAAGGCCGAAGCGGAGGCCACCCAAAAAGAATACGCAGACCGACTCGCGAAACTCGATCAAGAAATCGAAAAATTGCGTGCCGAAATGACCAAAGCAGGTGAAGCAGAACGCGATCGCCTCGTTTCAGCCGCTGAAGAAAAAGCCGCTCGTATGCGTCGCGAAACCGAATTCTTAATCGAACAGCGCATGAAACAAATCAAGATTGATTTGAGCAGAGAAGCCATCGAAACAGCGCTGAAATCCGCTGAGGAAGTCCTAAAACGCGAACTCTCAGACAGTGATCAAAACCGACTTGCTGAACAATTTTGA
- a CDS encoding ATP synthase F0 subunit B, whose amino-acid sequence MGLTAVVLSGGSVIDLDGTFFIQLVIFFATLLILNQLVFRPLVRLFDARESGIDGAKAEAKALTKDASDKAEAYDTQLRKVKSAAGKERDRLRSEGQSLERTILEKVRQETQRNFEHAELQLSKEANQARKELEQSISYMAKQIAQKVLRREVA is encoded by the coding sequence ATGGGACTGACAGCTGTAGTGCTTTCGGGCGGATCCGTCATTGATCTTGACGGAACCTTCTTTATCCAACTGGTGATTTTTTTCGCCACACTGTTAATTCTCAACCAGCTGGTATTTCGCCCCTTGGTTAGGCTGTTTGATGCCCGCGAAAGCGGAATTGACGGTGCCAAGGCCGAAGCCAAAGCCCTCACAAAGGACGCTTCGGATAAAGCCGAGGCCTACGATACCCAACTCCGCAAGGTAAAATCTGCAGCTGGCAAGGAACGCGATCGTCTACGTAGCGAGGGTCAGAGTCTAGAACGCACCATCCTCGAGAAAGTTCGCCAAGAAACCCAACGCAACTTTGAGCATGCCGAGCTGCAACTTAGCAAAGAAGCCAACCAAGCACGCAAAGAGCTGGAACAGAGTATTAGCTATATGGCCAAACAAATCGCACAGAAAGTGCTTCGTAGGGAGGTCGCATGA
- a CDS encoding polymer-forming cytoskeletal protein, with product MQHDPQDLTGLGQLAALLGPETVFEGKLCFQDKVRIEGKVIGEIHGKGTLILAGNAEIQGQIHVGTLIMRSGTIRGNIHARSLVEAHEPARIEGDIHAPQILIEKGVVFEGKCTMPQAERGEPAPYPIAKKLLQ from the coding sequence GTGCAACACGATCCTCAAGATCTGACCGGTTTAGGTCAATTAGCCGCCCTACTCGGTCCTGAAACCGTGTTTGAAGGCAAACTATGTTTTCAGGACAAAGTCCGGATCGAGGGTAAAGTCATTGGCGAAATCCATGGCAAAGGCACCTTAATCCTAGCTGGAAATGCTGAAATCCAAGGGCAAATCCACGTGGGCACCTTAATCATGCGCAGTGGCACCATACGGGGCAACATCCATGCCCGCAGCCTGGTCGAGGCTCATGAACCCGCCCGCATCGAAGGCGACATTCACGCTCCACAGATTCTCATCGAAAAAGGCGTAGTATTTGAGGGAAAATGCACCATGCCCCAAGCAGAACGCGGCGAGCCAGCCCCCTACCCGATCGCCAAAAAGCTTCTGCAATAG
- a CDS encoding homoserine dehydrogenase — MKNSVGIAMLGCGVVGSGVLRLLDANSQTLPKRIGAKLELRHIVVQDTSKKRDVSINKQLLGNDPEAAITDPNVDLVIELMGGLEPARSLILQAFDHGKSVVTANKALIAEHGHELVEKAASVKKDLYFEAAVGGGVPIIRILREALAGDQVIGLRGIVNGTSNYMLSQMRAQHIDFDLALKQAQEAGYAEADPALDVGGGDAAHKLAILATMAFAAKVTAKDILTEGIQTIAAIDMQFAERFGYVIKHLAIARLNDEGKIDLRVHPALIAKDSDLASVNGALNAVHIEAKGLGPCMISGYGAGSLPTAVSVMGDTVDVARNVCNNSAGMVPTWGIANDAIEQKALQAMGEHEGCYYLRFSVTDRPGVLAQIAGILGEHNVSIKQIVQEGVASGSSKPVDVVILTHVALEKNLTAALAQVDKLDTILAPSHRIRIVNE, encoded by the coding sequence ATGAAAAACTCTGTTGGAATTGCCATGTTGGGCTGTGGTGTTGTGGGCAGCGGCGTGCTGCGTCTTTTGGACGCAAACAGCCAAACCCTTCCCAAACGCATTGGTGCAAAACTCGAGCTCCGTCATATTGTTGTACAGGACACATCAAAAAAAAGAGACGTCTCGATTAACAAACAACTGCTCGGCAATGACCCCGAAGCCGCCATTACGGACCCCAACGTTGACCTTGTTATTGAACTCATGGGCGGCCTTGAGCCCGCACGAAGTTTAATCCTTCAAGCTTTCGATCATGGCAAAAGTGTTGTGACTGCGAATAAGGCACTCATTGCAGAACATGGACATGAACTTGTTGAAAAAGCCGCGAGCGTCAAAAAAGATCTTTACTTCGAAGCCGCCGTGGGTGGTGGTGTACCGATCATTCGCATTTTGCGCGAGGCCCTGGCCGGAGATCAAGTCATTGGATTGCGCGGTATCGTTAACGGCACCAGCAATTACATGCTCTCACAGATGCGCGCACAGCACATCGATTTTGATCTTGCCCTGAAGCAGGCCCAAGAAGCCGGCTATGCTGAAGCCGACCCTGCTTTGGATGTCGGCGGTGGCGATGCAGCGCATAAACTCGCCATTCTCGCAACCATGGCCTTTGCTGCGAAAGTAACCGCAAAAGATATTCTTACCGAAGGTATCCAAACCATTGCCGCGATAGACATGCAGTTTGCCGAACGTTTTGGTTACGTCATCAAACACCTTGCCATTGCACGTCTAAACGACGAGGGAAAAATTGATTTGCGCGTGCACCCAGCGCTTATCGCGAAAGACAGCGATCTTGCCTCGGTCAACGGCGCTTTGAACGCCGTTCACATCGAGGCCAAGGGCTTAGGGCCCTGCATGATCTCGGGTTACGGCGCGGGCTCCTTGCCAACAGCGGTAAGTGTGATGGGTGACACTGTCGATGTCGCACGCAATGTTTGCAACAACTCCGCCGGCATGGTGCCGACTTGGGGCATTGCAAACGATGCCATTGAACAAAAAGCATTGCAGGCTATGGGTGAACACGAAGGATGCTACTATCTGCGCTTTTCAGTCACCGATCGACCAGGCGTGCTTGCACAAATCGCTGGCATCCTCGGTGAGCACAATGTTTCCATCAAGCAAATCGTGCAAGAAGGCGTCGCAAGTGGTTCAAGCAAACCAGTTGATGTCGTTATTCTTACCCATGTCGCACTCGAGAAAAACCTCACCGCGGCGCTAGCTCAAGTCGATAAACTCGACACCATACTTGCCCCCTCCCACCGCATTCGCATCGTCAATGAATAA
- a CDS encoding 50S ribosomal protein L11 methyltransferase, whose amino-acid sequence MSTVLRFPYLRVMVAGDETDIVAEKLWALGALGIEERDAETLDAASGAGTLLIAHYKDETAAKAALHELSGAYEVELDEIVGDEWRDAWKRYFKTQIFGRRLSVRPPWEARVSDEARHDIVMDPGRAFGSGMHASTRLLLEFLDEHIYGGESILDVGCGSGILAIAALKLGASHAFGTDIDPDALRIAAENAFANDVAGKFRAWTDDLSDLAKFDVVLANIQLAVHEQLAKALLERLQTGSVLMLSGLLVSQEHEARAIFSELTLQDRAEEGEWLALVYER is encoded by the coding sequence ATGAGTACAGTGCTGCGTTTTCCGTATCTTCGTGTGATGGTTGCTGGTGACGAAACAGACATCGTTGCTGAAAAACTATGGGCGTTGGGGGCCTTGGGTATCGAGGAGCGTGATGCTGAGACCTTAGATGCTGCAAGCGGCGCGGGAACTTTGCTTATTGCGCACTATAAAGACGAAACAGCTGCCAAAGCCGCGCTGCATGAACTGTCAGGTGCTTACGAGGTCGAGCTCGATGAGATTGTAGGGGACGAATGGCGTGATGCTTGGAAGCGCTATTTTAAAACCCAGATTTTTGGCAGGCGGTTGTCTGTCCGTCCGCCGTGGGAAGCAAGGGTATCGGACGAAGCAAGGCACGACATCGTGATGGATCCAGGGCGGGCGTTTGGCAGCGGAATGCATGCTTCAACACGCTTGTTGCTTGAGTTTTTAGATGAACACATTTACGGCGGGGAATCTATTTTGGATGTGGGGTGCGGCAGCGGCATTCTTGCGATTGCTGCGTTAAAGCTAGGCGCAAGCCATGCCTTTGGAACCGATATCGATCCGGATGCGTTACGTATTGCCGCGGAGAATGCGTTTGCAAACGATGTTGCTGGCAAGTTCCGGGCGTGGACCGACGATTTGAGTGATCTAGCTAAATTCGATGTTGTGCTTGCTAACATTCAACTTGCCGTGCATGAGCAGTTGGCCAAAGCCTTGCTTGAACGTCTTCAGACGGGTTCGGTGCTTATGCTGAGTGGCCTCTTGGTCAGTCAAGAACACGAAGCGCGGGCTATTTTTTCAGAGCTTACTTTGCAAGATCGTGCTGAAGAAGGCGAGTGGCTTGCCTTAGTGTATGAACGATGA
- a CDS encoding 16S rRNA (uracil(1498)-N(3))-methyltransferase yields MRRFYLPLLPEAAATFIADTELSRHMKVLRLKVGDQLYLFDQSGKQATATIEQSLHDRYVLRILEIKCGPMAVEHELVLVQCLPKGSKLDTNVRMATEIGVSKIILAISERTVSRPDSGRAGAKLKRLERIAEEAARQSARRSVPELVGPLPLLDIADELPEEGRRLVFWECCELGLDTLWPASQTVQKASVVIGPEGGLGEMEIEGLEAMGFSQVGLGPTILRVETAVPVILALVAERMGMLKRTGVAQ; encoded by the coding sequence ATGCGGCGCTTTTACCTTCCATTGCTGCCGGAGGCAGCCGCTACCTTTATCGCTGATACTGAGCTTAGTCGGCATATGAAAGTCTTGCGTCTCAAAGTAGGCGATCAACTTTATTTGTTTGATCAAAGCGGCAAACAAGCGACCGCTACGATTGAGCAAAGCTTACACGATCGCTATGTTTTACGAATCCTGGAGATAAAGTGTGGCCCAATGGCAGTCGAGCATGAGCTTGTGCTCGTGCAGTGCCTTCCTAAGGGAAGCAAACTGGATACCAACGTGCGTATGGCAACTGAGATTGGTGTCTCAAAAATAATTCTAGCCATCTCCGAACGAACTGTATCGCGTCCTGACAGTGGACGGGCTGGAGCTAAGTTAAAACGGCTGGAACGTATTGCTGAAGAAGCAGCAAGGCAGTCAGCGCGTAGGTCGGTTCCTGAGCTTGTAGGTCCTTTGCCCTTGCTTGATATAGCAGATGAACTTCCCGAAGAGGGACGACGCTTGGTGTTTTGGGAATGTTGTGAGCTCGGACTTGATACCTTGTGGCCCGCTTCCCAAACCGTGCAAAAAGCCTCGGTTGTGATCGGTCCTGAAGGGGGCTTGGGAGAGATGGAAATTGAGGGTTTAGAGGCGATGGGTTTTTCGCAGGTGGGTTTAGGTCCCACGATTTTGCGTGTGGAAACGGCTGTGCCGGTCATTTTGGCTTTGGTAGCGGAACGGATGGGCATGCTCAAACGTACAGGCGTTGCACAGTAA
- a CDS encoding EAL domain-containing protein: protein MVDSPQSLRILCTGDGESVFSVRGSALSRIDAFISSTDLKQNLFDTLDDGLTYKQIMLQRTVDGKMVAKNAFSYRIEQLDGLLKNEELQMAYQPIVDPHTKQAIGYEALSRPSGNFKLNPQDLFQAAVETGRIWDLGRLVRKRIAQTIDFFPEDSLIFINLHPAELEDPELIAPSAPLKAYANRIVYEITERTPITHIPSFQQHLRELRKRGYRVAIDDLGAGHANFSSLALLEPDFVKIDMELVRSVHTSPRRLRLLGRLVDMANEEGIFAIAEGIETEEEANAIRELGCHYFQGFLFGRATIPVAKITKKTAS, encoded by the coding sequence ATGGTGGATTCACCACAATCTCTGCGCATCCTATGTACGGGAGACGGAGAGTCTGTATTTTCAGTACGAGGTTCAGCTTTATCACGCATTGACGCTTTCATCTCATCCACCGATCTAAAGCAAAACCTCTTTGATACTCTTGATGATGGACTGACCTACAAGCAAATCATGTTGCAGCGGACTGTGGATGGAAAAATGGTGGCAAAAAATGCCTTTTCCTACCGAATCGAGCAGCTTGATGGGCTTTTAAAAAATGAAGAACTACAGATGGCGTATCAGCCCATCGTTGATCCACACACAAAACAAGCCATCGGCTACGAAGCGCTTTCTCGACCAAGTGGCAATTTTAAACTTAACCCTCAAGACCTGTTTCAAGCTGCTGTTGAAACCGGGCGCATTTGGGATCTTGGACGTTTAGTTCGCAAACGCATTGCACAAACCATTGATTTTTTCCCAGAAGACAGTTTAATTTTCATCAATCTTCACCCCGCCGAATTGGAAGATCCTGAACTAATCGCACCATCAGCACCTCTGAAAGCTTATGCAAATCGCATTGTTTACGAGATTACCGAGCGCACTCCGATCACACACATACCAAGCTTCCAGCAACATCTACGAGAACTCCGTAAACGTGGCTACCGAGTAGCCATCGACGACTTGGGAGCTGGTCATGCTAATTTTAGTTCCCTTGCCCTATTGGAACCCGATTTTGTTAAAATCGATATGGAACTGGTTCGTTCAGTTCATACCTCGCCAAGGCGCCTTCGTTTACTGGGTCGACTTGTTGATATGGCTAACGAAGAAGGCATTTTTGCGATTGCCGAGGGGATTGAAACCGAAGAGGAAGCCAACGCCATTCGAGAACTGGGCTGCCACTACTTCCAAGGTTTCCTGTTCGGCCGAGCAACTATTCCCGTCGCCAAAATAACAAAAAAAACGGCCTCTTAA
- a CDS encoding GGDEF domain-containing protein, whose translation MDNNTKNKNLPSSPSDYIRHLGEAALVLDKSLEPIAHNAAFVASSGLSPHDFIRQSSEGRSITELVSINGAAGKSMMLECLQKGYPQRITQAKINNATGSHWTSDVSFIPIRSEEDGAEALIQIIHKTLLDERDESTDLLTLYQAQAASLQRELEERTRDLNIALQQVDRLAMHDSLTGLLNRNAFLEHAQKALELARRHDRALAILICDLDGFKQINESYGHKTGDKMLVAFANALDNTLRKSDTVARVGGEEFAVLLSETHSNSVREVAQRCAKAIRDVVLEGRHGSMRLNQSVSIGVAIFPAHGRTLDEVISRSEEALHLAKETGRDRVVIYDNEMLKTAPKHDAFKKPKVLLVSSDAPCAKHISSQLSPLYKAVHALSLKEATEQCKANLFDIIIC comes from the coding sequence TTGGACAACAACACAAAGAATAAAAATCTGCCGTCTAGTCCAAGCGATTACATTCGTCATCTGGGCGAAGCTGCGCTTGTTTTGGACAAGAGTCTGGAGCCCATCGCTCATAACGCAGCCTTTGTTGCCTCGAGTGGCTTGAGTCCTCATGATTTCATTCGGCAAAGCAGCGAAGGGCGATCAATTACCGAGCTCGTTTCTATCAATGGCGCAGCAGGCAAAAGTATGATGCTCGAATGCTTGCAAAAAGGCTATCCACAACGAATTACGCAGGCCAAAATCAATAACGCAACAGGGAGCCACTGGACCTCGGATGTGTCGTTCATTCCGATACGAAGTGAAGAAGACGGCGCTGAAGCTCTCATCCAGATCATTCACAAAACGCTTTTGGACGAGCGTGATGAAAGCACGGATTTATTGACTCTGTACCAAGCCCAAGCCGCAAGCCTGCAACGTGAACTTGAGGAGCGCACTCGAGACCTCAATATTGCTTTGCAACAAGTGGATCGCTTGGCTATGCATGATTCGTTAACAGGCCTTCTAAACCGAAATGCATTCCTTGAACATGCTCAAAAAGCACTCGAGCTAGCGAGACGACACGACCGAGCTTTAGCAATTCTCATTTGCGATCTCGACGGCTTCAAGCAAATCAATGAAAGCTACGGTCATAAAACCGGCGACAAAATGCTCGTTGCATTCGCCAACGCTCTCGATAACACACTTCGGAAAAGCGATACCGTAGCACGTGTCGGCGGCGAAGAATTTGCCGTCTTACTCTCTGAAACACACAGTAACTCCGTGCGCGAAGTAGCGCAGCGTTGCGCAAAAGCTATCCGAGACGTCGTTTTAGAAGGCCGACACGGAAGCATGCGCTTAAACCAAAGCGTTAGCATTGGGGTTGCTATTTTCCCGGCCCATGGCCGCACCCTCGACGAAGTGATTTCTCGTTCCGAAGAAGCCCTGCATCTCGCCAAAGAAACCGGCAGAGATCGCGTGGTAATTTACGACAATGAAATGCTTAAAACGGCACCAAAGCACGATGCTTTCAAGAAACCCAAGGTGCTATTGGTCAGTTCAGATGCGCCTTGCGCCAAACATATCAGTTCGCAGCTCTCGCCGCTTTATAAAGCTGTCCATGCGCTGTCACTTAAAGAAGCAACCGAGCAATGCAAAGCGAACTTGTTTGACATCATTATTTGTTAA